Proteins encoded by one window of Streptomyces clavuligerus:
- the cydD gene encoding thiol reductant ABC exporter subunit CydD, whose translation MKPIDPRLLRHARSTRGFLLAVVLLGLVGAALVVAQAMLIAEAVVGSFEKGLSAADLMTPLALLALVAVGRAAVSWLTELAAHRASAAVKSELREKLLAHTAALGPGYLTGQRTGSLVALATRGIDALDDYFSRYLPQLGLAVVVPVAVLARIVTEDWVSAAIIVGTLPLIPVFMVLIGWATQNRMDRQWRLLSRLSGHFLDVVAGLPTLKVFGRARAQAESIRTITSEYRRATLRTLRIAFISSFALELLSTLSVALVAVTIGMRLVHGDMDLYTGLVILILAPEAYLPLRMVGTQYHAAAEGLAAAEEIFTVLETEPREQGGAPVPDRAGLELDGVTVRHPGRAEPSLDRTSLTVAPGETVALVGPSGIGKSTLLDTVLGFTAPDGGRVLIGGTDLTDLDLARWHERIAWVPQRPCLFAGTIADNVRLARPDADDHAVRAALRDAGAEDFVTALPQGADTPLGEDGAGLSAGQRQRLALARAFLADRPVLLLDEPTAALDGETEAQLVEAVGRLTAGRTVLLVVHRPALLAVADRVVTLTRRPSADGSASGAPDADRPDDRHEDRPARADDPWAPELWDLAKTPPGEGAETPFGDRAETPEAAGAPAPGGSDGRRDAVAVPALTRVRDAAGTQRGRYALALLLGSLALGSAVGLMAVSGYLISRASEQPPVLYLMMAVTATRAFGIGRAVFRYAERLVSHDAVLRTLGELRVAVYSRLERISPAGLRRSRRGDLLSRLVTDVDALQDYWLRWLLPAGAALLVSAASVGFTAWLLPEAGALLAAGLLCAGVGVPLISGAVARRAEPRLAPARGELAARLVDLLRGTAELTVAGAMPARRDGVREADRRLTRIAARTAAATALGSGLTSLACGLTVVLTTLAGIRAVSDGRLDGVALAVVVLTPLAAFEAVNALPLAVQYRQRVRRSAERVYEVLDAPVPVAEPEHPAAAPASVFPVEVRGLRARHAGAARDAVDGIDLTLTEGSRIAVVGASGSGKTTLAQVLLRFLDAREGSYTLGGVPAAALDGDEVRARVGLCAQDAHLFDSSVRENLRIARPDATGEELRRALAGARLLEWVDALPEGMDTLVGEHGARLSGGQRQRLALARALLADFPVLVLDEPAEHLDLETADALTADLLAAGESRTARGGATVLITHRLRGLDTVDEIVVLEDGRVAQRGPYALLSTVDGPLRRMLERERTADRLGREAVVGERPGAPDAVAPSAEKAAEAVAAPVAAG comes from the coding sequence GTGAAACCGATCGACCCGCGTCTGCTCCGGCACGCCCGCTCCACCCGAGGCTTCCTGCTCGCGGTGGTGCTCCTCGGACTGGTCGGGGCGGCGCTGGTCGTCGCCCAGGCGATGCTGATCGCCGAGGCGGTGGTCGGCTCCTTCGAGAAGGGACTCTCCGCCGCCGACCTCATGACCCCGCTGGCCCTGCTGGCGCTGGTCGCGGTGGGCCGGGCGGCGGTCTCCTGGCTCACCGAGCTGGCCGCGCACCGGGCCAGCGCGGCGGTCAAGTCCGAACTGCGCGAGAAGCTGTTGGCCCACACGGCCGCGCTCGGCCCCGGATATCTCACCGGACAGCGCACCGGCTCCCTGGTCGCCCTGGCCACCCGGGGCATCGACGCCCTGGACGACTACTTCTCCCGCTATCTGCCACAACTCGGCCTCGCGGTGGTCGTCCCGGTGGCGGTGCTCGCCCGGATCGTCACCGAGGACTGGGTATCCGCCGCCATCATCGTCGGCACCCTGCCGCTGATCCCCGTCTTCATGGTGCTCATCGGCTGGGCCACCCAGAACCGGATGGACCGGCAGTGGCGGCTGCTCTCCCGGCTGTCGGGCCACTTCCTGGACGTCGTCGCCGGACTGCCCACCCTCAAGGTCTTCGGCCGGGCCAGGGCACAGGCGGAGTCGATCCGGACCATCACCTCCGAGTACCGGCGCGCGACCCTGCGCACCCTGCGGATCGCCTTCATCTCCTCGTTCGCCCTGGAGCTGCTGTCCACGCTCTCCGTCGCCCTGGTGGCCGTCACCATCGGTATGCGGCTCGTCCACGGCGACATGGACCTCTACACCGGCCTCGTCATCCTGATCCTCGCCCCCGAGGCGTATCTGCCGCTCCGGATGGTCGGGACGCAGTACCACGCGGCGGCCGAGGGACTGGCCGCCGCCGAGGAGATCTTCACCGTCCTGGAGACGGAGCCCCGTGAACAGGGCGGCGCACCGGTCCCCGACCGGGCCGGGCTGGAGCTGGACGGGGTCACCGTCCGCCACCCCGGACGCGCCGAACCCTCCCTCGACCGGACCTCGCTGACCGTCGCACCGGGGGAGACCGTCGCCCTGGTCGGCCCCAGCGGCATCGGCAAATCCACCCTCCTCGACACGGTGCTCGGCTTCACCGCACCGGACGGGGGACGGGTGCTGATCGGCGGCACCGACCTCACGGACCTGGACCTCGCCCGCTGGCACGAGCGGATCGCCTGGGTGCCCCAGCGGCCCTGCCTGTTCGCGGGCACGATCGCCGACAATGTCCGGCTCGCCCGGCCCGACGCCGACGACCACGCTGTGCGGGCGGCGCTGCGGGACGCCGGTGCGGAGGACTTCGTCACCGCGCTTCCGCAGGGGGCCGACACCCCGCTCGGCGAGGACGGCGCGGGGCTCTCCGCCGGACAGCGCCAGCGGCTCGCCCTGGCCCGGGCCTTCCTCGCCGACCGGCCGGTGCTGCTGCTCGACGAGCCGACCGCGGCCCTCGACGGCGAGACCGAGGCACAGCTCGTCGAGGCTGTGGGGAGGCTGACGGCGGGCCGGACCGTCCTGCTCGTGGTCCACCGGCCGGCGCTGCTCGCGGTCGCCGACCGGGTGGTGACCCTGACCCGCCGCCCGTCCGCCGACGGGAGCGCGTCCGGTGCGCCCGACGCCGACCGGCCGGACGACCGGCACGAGGACCGGCCCGCGCGGGCCGACGACCCCTGGGCGCCGGAGCTGTGGGACCTCGCGAAGACCCCGCCCGGGGAAGGTGCGGAGACCCCGTTCGGGGACCGCGCGGAGACCCCGGAGGCGGCCGGTGCCCCGGCACCGGGCGGCAGCGACGGCCGCCGGGACGCGGTCGCCGTCCCCGCGCTCACCCGGGTCCGGGACGCCGCCGGGACCCAGCGGGGCCGGTACGCCCTGGCCCTGCTGCTCGGCAGCCTGGCCCTGGGCTCCGCCGTGGGCCTCATGGCCGTCTCCGGCTATCTCATCTCCCGCGCCTCCGAGCAGCCGCCGGTCCTCTATCTGATGATGGCGGTGACGGCCACCCGCGCCTTCGGTATCGGCCGCGCCGTCTTCCGCTACGCCGAACGCCTCGTCTCCCATGACGCGGTGCTGCGGACCCTCGGTGAACTCCGGGTCGCGGTCTACTCCCGGCTGGAGCGGATCTCCCCCGCCGGACTGCGCCGGAGCAGGCGGGGCGATCTGCTCTCCCGGCTGGTCACCGACGTGGACGCACTCCAGGACTACTGGCTCCGCTGGCTGCTGCCCGCGGGCGCGGCCCTGCTCGTGAGCGCCGCGTCCGTCGGCTTCACCGCCTGGCTGCTGCCCGAGGCCGGGGCGCTGCTCGCCGCCGGACTGCTGTGCGCGGGCGTGGGTGTGCCGCTGATCAGCGGCGCCGTCGCCCGCCGGGCCGAACCCCGGCTCGCCCCGGCCCGCGGTGAACTCGCCGCCCGGCTGGTCGACCTGCTGCGCGGAACGGCCGAACTCACCGTGGCCGGAGCCATGCCGGCCCGTCGCGACGGCGTGCGCGAGGCCGACCGGCGGCTGACCCGGATCGCCGCGCGCACCGCCGCCGCCACCGCCCTCGGCAGCGGACTGACCTCGCTCGCCTGCGGACTGACCGTCGTTCTCACGACCCTCGCCGGTATCCGGGCGGTGAGCGACGGACGGCTCGACGGGGTCGCCCTCGCGGTCGTCGTCCTCACCCCGCTCGCCGCGTTCGAGGCGGTCAACGCCCTGCCGCTCGCGGTGCAGTACCGGCAGCGGGTCCGGCGCAGTGCCGAGCGGGTGTACGAGGTGCTGGACGCGCCCGTACCGGTGGCGGAGCCCGAACACCCGGCGGCGGCCCCCGCGTCCGTCTTCCCCGTCGAGGTACGGGGGCTGCGGGCCCGGCACGCCGGAGCCGCGCGGGACGCCGTCGACGGGATCGACCTGACTCTGACGGAGGGCAGCCGGATCGCCGTCGTCGGCGCCTCGGGCTCCGGCAAGACCACCCTCGCCCAGGTGCTGCTGCGGTTCCTGGACGCCCGGGAGGGCTCGTACACGCTCGGCGGGGTGCCCGCCGCGGCGCTCGACGGGGACGAGGTCCGCGCCCGGGTGGGGCTGTGCGCCCAGGACGCCCATCTCTTCGACAGCTCCGTACGCGAGAACCTGCGGATCGCCCGGCCGGACGCGACCGGGGAGGAACTGCGGCGGGCGCTCGCCGGTGCCCGGCTGCTGGAGTGGGTCGACGCGCTGCCGGAGGGGATGGACACCCTCGTCGGCGAGCACGGGGCCCGGCTCTCCGGCGGCCAGCGGCAGCGGCTGGCGCTCGCGCGGGCGCTGCTCGCCGACTTCCCCGTGCTGGTGCTCGACGAGCCCGCCGAACATCTCGACCTGGAGACCGCCGACGCGCTGACCGCCGATCTGCTGGCGGCGGGCGAGAGCCGGACCGCCCGGGGCGGGGCCACCGTGCTGATCACGCATCGGCTGCGCGGCCTCGACACGGTGGACGAGATCGTCGTCCTGGAGGACGGCCGGGTGGCGCAGCGCGGCCCGTACGCCCTGCTGAGCACCGTGGACGGGCCGCTGCGGCGGATGCTGGAGCGGGAACGGACGGCGGACCGGCTGGGCCGGGAGGCGGTCGTGGGGGAGCGCCCGGGGGCGCCGGACGCGGTCGCACCGTCCGCGGAGAAGGCGGCGGAGGCCGTCGCGGCTCCGGTGGCAGCGGGGTGA
- a CDS encoding cytochrome ubiquinol oxidase subunit I — protein MDLALAPETLARWQFGITTVYHFLFVPLTISLAALTAGLQTAWVRTGKEKYLKATKFWGKLFLINIAMGVVTGIVQEFQFGMNWSDYSRFVGDIFGAPLAFEALIAFFFESTFIGLWIFGWDKLPKKIHLACIWMVSIGTICSAYFILAANSWMQHPVGYRINEERGRAELTDFWKVLSQDTAVTQFFHTITAAFLVGGAFMVGIAAYHLARKKHIPVMRTSLRLGLVTVIVAGLLTAVSGDLLGKVMFRQQPMKMAAAEALWDGEAPAPFSLFAYGDVEKGHNTVALEIPGILSFLANGDFDSYVPGINDVNKSEQEKYGPGDYRPNIPVAYWGFRWMIGFGMASLAIGAFGLWLTRKKFLLPRALRTGEDEVPHLVLFRKPLGARFSRWYWVVALWTMTFPLIATSWGWIFTEMGRQPWVVYGVLRTKDAVSPGVSQGEVLTSMIIFTALYAILAVIEFKLMVKYAKAGPPELTEADLNPPTKIGGDDRDADRPMAFSY, from the coding sequence GTGGACTTGGCTCTGGCGCCGGAGACCTTGGCGCGATGGCAGTTCGGCATCACGACCGTCTACCACTTCCTCTTCGTGCCGCTGACGATCTCGCTCGCGGCACTCACCGCCGGTCTTCAGACCGCCTGGGTCAGAACGGGGAAGGAGAAGTACCTCAAGGCGACCAAGTTCTGGGGAAAGCTCTTCCTGATCAATATCGCCATGGGTGTCGTCACCGGCATCGTGCAGGAGTTCCAGTTCGGGATGAACTGGTCGGACTACTCCCGCTTCGTCGGCGACATCTTCGGCGCCCCGCTCGCCTTCGAGGCGCTGATCGCGTTCTTCTTCGAGTCCACCTTCATCGGCCTGTGGATCTTCGGCTGGGACAAGCTGCCGAAGAAGATCCATCTGGCCTGTATCTGGATGGTGTCGATCGGCACCATCTGCTCCGCGTACTTCATCCTGGCGGCCAACTCCTGGATGCAGCACCCCGTCGGCTACCGCATCAACGAGGAGCGCGGACGGGCCGAGCTGACCGACTTCTGGAAGGTGCTGTCGCAGGACACCGCCGTCACCCAGTTCTTCCACACCATCACCGCCGCCTTCCTCGTCGGAGGCGCGTTCATGGTCGGTATCGCCGCGTACCACCTCGCCCGCAAGAAGCACATCCCGGTGATGCGCACCTCGCTCCGGCTCGGTCTGGTCACGGTGATCGTCGCCGGTCTGCTCACCGCCGTCAGCGGCGATCTGCTCGGCAAGGTCATGTTCCGGCAGCAGCCGATGAAGATGGCCGCCGCCGAGGCCCTGTGGGACGGCGAGGCGCCCGCCCCGTTCTCCCTCTTCGCCTATGGCGACGTCGAGAAGGGGCACAACACGGTCGCCCTGGAGATCCCCGGGATACTGTCCTTCCTCGCCAACGGCGACTTCGACTCGTATGTCCCCGGCATCAACGACGTCAACAAGTCCGAGCAGGAGAAGTACGGGCCCGGCGACTACCGGCCCAACATCCCCGTCGCCTACTGGGGCTTCCGCTGGATGATCGGCTTCGGTATGGCCTCCCTGGCCATCGGGGCGTTCGGCCTCTGGCTCACCCGCAAGAAGTTCCTGCTGCCCCGGGCGCTGCGGACCGGGGAGGACGAGGTGCCGCATCTGGTCCTCTTCCGCAAGCCCCTGGGCGCCCGCTTCAGCCGCTGGTACTGGGTCGTCGCCCTCTGGACCATGACCTTCCCGCTGATCGCCACCTCCTGGGGCTGGATCTTCACCGAGATGGGGCGGCAGCCCTGGGTCGTGTACGGGGTGCTGCGCACCAAGGACGCCGTCTCCCCCGGGGTCTCCCAGGGCGAGGTGCTGACCTCGATGATCATCTTCACCGCGCTCTACGCGATCCTCGCCGTGATCGAGTTCAAGCTGATGGTCAAGTACGCCAAGGCGGGCCCGCCCGAACTGACCGAGGCCGACCTCAATCCGCCCACCAAGATCGGCGGCGACGACCGGGACGCCGACCGCCCGATGGCCTTCTCCTACTGA
- a CDS encoding metallophosphoesterase → MTQGAGQGPVVRTATGRDFRVPPYAQVPVQSETAPQQTPEETAHHGHSGPPAAGAAPAEPHFMEPLPTAGHQHPDDHGTAPGHTAHPEAPARTYPGTHRTEQYEPHPHPSADGYPPAPYPHHHAPAEPVPPHAPAPSHLPDAHEPHPAPGTHFSPPAHSVHPGNAVPEHELPEGYTPTERDLPVIGLAGPGDLRTRLAPETSETAEGLGPLYVVGDVHGYLDELVSALTAHGLIDLDGHWAAGNTRLWFLGDFTDRGPDGIGVIDLVMRLSAEAAAAGGYCKALMGNHELLLLGARRFGDTPVNSGAGTATFQAAWLLNGGQKYDMDRLQDVHIQWMSRLDAIVEEDRHLLLHSDTTAYLEYGDTIEDVNDTVHSILTRNDADECWDLFRKFTKRFAFRDDAGPLAVRELLATYGGERVVHGHSPIPYLTGEVGTEDGEAGERPVVEGPHVYADGLAIAMDGGVTMAGKLLVAQLPLPN, encoded by the coding sequence ATGACTCAGGGGGCCGGTCAGGGACCCGTGGTGCGGACGGCGACAGGGCGTGACTTCCGTGTCCCCCCCTACGCCCAGGTGCCCGTCCAGTCGGAGACCGCCCCGCAGCAGACCCCCGAGGAGACGGCGCACCACGGGCACTCCGGCCCGCCCGCCGCCGGGGCGGCCCCCGCGGAGCCGCACTTCATGGAGCCGCTCCCCACCGCGGGTCATCAGCACCCCGATGACCACGGGACCGCCCCGGGCCACACCGCCCACCCGGAGGCGCCCGCGCGGACCTACCCGGGGACGCACCGGACAGAGCAGTACGAACCGCACCCGCATCCGTCCGCCGACGGGTACCCCCCGGCGCCGTATCCGCACCACCACGCCCCGGCGGAGCCCGTTCCCCCGCACGCGCCCGCGCCCTCGCACCTCCCCGACGCGCATGAGCCGCACCCCGCGCCGGGCACGCACTTCTCGCCCCCGGCGCACTCCGTCCACCCCGGCAACGCCGTGCCCGAGCATGAGCTGCCCGAGGGCTACACCCCCACCGAACGCGATCTTCCGGTGATCGGCCTCGCCGGCCCCGGAGACCTCAGGACCCGGCTCGCCCCCGAGACGTCCGAGACCGCCGAGGGACTCGGCCCGCTCTATGTCGTCGGCGATGTCCACGGCTATCTGGACGAGCTGGTCTCCGCCCTCACCGCGCACGGCCTCATCGACCTGGACGGCCACTGGGCCGCGGGCAACACCCGGCTGTGGTTCCTCGGCGACTTCACCGACCGGGGTCCCGACGGGATCGGCGTCATCGACCTGGTGATGCGTCTGTCCGCCGAGGCCGCCGCCGCGGGCGGCTACTGCAAGGCCCTGATGGGCAACCACGAGCTGCTGCTGCTCGGCGCCCGGCGGTTCGGTGACACCCCGGTCAACTCCGGTGCGGGAACGGCCACGTTCCAGGCGGCGTGGCTGCTCAACGGCGGCCAGAAGTACGACATGGACCGGCTTCAGGACGTCCATATCCAGTGGATGTCCCGGCTGGACGCGATCGTGGAGGAGGACCGGCATCTGCTGCTGCACTCCGACACCACCGCGTACCTCGAATACGGGGACACCATCGAGGACGTCAACGACACCGTCCACTCGATCCTCACCCGCAACGACGCCGACGAGTGCTGGGACCTCTTCCGCAAGTTCACCAAGCGCTTCGCCTTCCGCGACGACGCCGGTCCGCTGGCCGTGCGCGAGCTGCTGGCCACCTACGGCGGCGAACGTGTCGTCCACGGCCACAGCCCGATCCCCTATCTGACGGGGGAGGTCGGCACCGAGGACGGGGAGGCCGGGGAGCGCCCGGTGGTCGAGGGTCCGCATGTCTACGCCGACGGGCTGGCGATCGCCATGGACGGCGGCGTGACCATGGCCGGAAAACTGCTTGTGGCTCAGCTTCCGCTGCCCAACTGA
- a CDS encoding LacI family DNA-binding transcriptional regulator, whose product MTAAGKHQVSRTDTSRRSSRQGRAGIRDVAAAAGVSITTVSDALNGKGRLPDATRRHVREVADRLGYRPSAAARTLRTGKSGLIGLTVTTYGDEPFTFTEFAYFAEMARAATSAALARGYALVILPATSRHDVWSNVALDGTIVIDPSDHDPVVTELVRQGLPVVSDGRPAGTLPVTAWVDNDHEAAVLDLLDHLADAGARRIGLLTGTTTDTYTRLSTTAYLRWCERVGQDPVYESYPAHDPCAGAVAADRLLARPDRPDAVYGLFDPNGTDLLAAARRYGLRVPDDLLLVCCSESTVYATTEPPITTLSLKPRRIGTAVVQLLIDAIEGIDEGRPVEQVIPTELIVRTSSQRRSPRTTVSAPRSPAPD is encoded by the coding sequence ATGACAGCAGCAGGGAAGCACCAGGTGAGCCGGACGGACACATCCCGCCGGAGCAGCCGGCAAGGTCGGGCGGGCATCCGAGACGTCGCCGCCGCAGCCGGTGTCTCCATCACGACTGTCTCCGACGCGCTCAACGGGAAGGGCCGGCTCCCGGACGCCACACGCCGGCATGTCCGCGAGGTCGCCGACCGGCTGGGCTACCGCCCGTCCGCGGCGGCCCGCACACTCCGTACCGGTAAATCAGGGCTCATCGGCCTGACCGTGACCACGTACGGGGATGAACCTTTCACCTTCACGGAATTCGCCTACTTCGCCGAGATGGCGCGGGCCGCGACCTCCGCCGCGCTCGCCCGTGGCTACGCGCTGGTGATCCTCCCCGCCACCTCGCGCCACGACGTCTGGTCCAATGTCGCCCTCGACGGCACCATCGTCATCGACCCCTCCGACCACGACCCCGTCGTCACCGAGCTGGTGCGCCAGGGTCTGCCGGTGGTCTCGGACGGCCGCCCGGCGGGCACCCTCCCGGTGACCGCCTGGGTCGACAACGACCACGAGGCCGCCGTCCTCGATCTGCTGGACCATCTCGCCGACGCGGGGGCCCGCCGGATCGGGCTCCTCACCGGAACCACCACCGACACCTATACCCGACTCTCCACCACGGCGTATCTCCGCTGGTGCGAGCGGGTCGGCCAGGACCCGGTGTACGAGTCCTACCCGGCCCACGACCCCTGTGCCGGGGCCGTCGCGGCCGATCGTCTGCTGGCCCGCCCGGACCGGCCCGACGCCGTCTACGGCCTCTTCGACCCCAACGGCACCGATCTGCTCGCCGCCGCCCGGCGCTACGGCCTGCGGGTCCCCGACGATCTGCTGCTCGTCTGCTGTAGTGAGTCGACCGTGTACGCCACCACCGAACCGCCCATCACCACGCTCTCCCTCAAGCCGCGCCGGATCGGGACGGCGGTCGTCCAGCTCCTCATCGACGCGATCGAGGGCATCGACGAGGGGCGGCCGGTCGAGCAGGTGATACCGACCGAGCTGATCGTCCGGACCTCGTCCCAGCGCCGTTCCCCGAGGACGACGGTGAGCGCTCCGCGGTCACCGGCACCGGACTAG
- the cydB gene encoding cytochrome d ubiquinol oxidase subunit II, giving the protein MELHDVWFVLIAVLWTGYFFLEGFDFGVGVLTKLLARDRKERRVLINTIGPVWDGNEVWLLSAGGATFAAFPDWYATLFSGFYLPLLLILICLIVRGVSFEYRHKRPEENWQRNWENAIFWTSLIPAFLWGVAFGNIVRGVKIDAQKEYVGNVLDLLNAYSILGGLVTLTLFTFHGTVFVALKTVGDIRVRARALALRVGLLTAVLALGFLTWTQATRGDSASLVAMIVAVVSLVAAIAAVRVGREGWSFAFSGVTIVAAVAMLFLTLFPNVMPSSLDDAWSLTVTNASSTPYTLKIMTWCAGIATPVVLLYQGWTYWVFRKRIGTQHIADAH; this is encoded by the coding sequence ATGGAACTCCACGACGTCTGGTTCGTCCTGATCGCGGTCCTGTGGACCGGGTACTTCTTCCTCGAAGGCTTCGACTTCGGGGTCGGCGTCCTGACCAAACTGCTCGCCCGTGACCGCAAGGAACGACGGGTACTGATCAACACCATCGGCCCGGTCTGGGACGGCAACGAGGTGTGGCTGCTCTCCGCGGGCGGTGCCACCTTCGCCGCCTTCCCCGACTGGTACGCCACGCTCTTCTCCGGTTTCTATCTGCCGCTGCTGCTGATCCTGATCTGTCTGATCGTGCGCGGTGTGTCCTTCGAGTACCGCCACAAGCGGCCCGAGGAGAACTGGCAGCGGAACTGGGAGAACGCGATCTTCTGGACCTCGCTGATCCCCGCGTTCCTCTGGGGTGTCGCCTTCGGCAACATCGTCCGCGGGGTGAAGATCGATGCCCAGAAGGAGTACGTGGGCAATGTCCTCGATCTGCTCAACGCCTACTCGATCCTCGGCGGTCTGGTCACCCTGACCCTCTTCACCTTCCACGGCACGGTCTTCGTCGCCTTGAAGACGGTGGGCGACATCCGGGTCCGGGCCCGTGCCCTGGCCCTCAGGGTGGGGCTGCTCACCGCGGTGCTCGCGCTGGGCTTCCTCACCTGGACGCAGGCGACCCGCGGCGACAGCGCCAGCCTGGTCGCGATGATCGTCGCGGTGGTGTCGCTGGTGGCGGCGATCGCGGCCGTCCGGGTGGGGCGTGAGGGCTGGTCCTTCGCCTTCTCCGGGGTCACGATCGTGGCCGCGGTGGCCATGCTCTTCCTGACGCTCTTCCCGAACGTCATGCCGTCCTCGCTCGACGACGCCTGGAGCCTCACGGTCACCAACGCCTCGTCGACCCCGTACACCCTCAAGATCATGACCTGGTGTGCCGGGATCGCCACCCCGGTCGTCCTGCTCTACCAGGGCTGGACGTACTGGGTGTTCCGCAAGCGGATCGGCACCCAGCACATCGCCGACGCCCACTGA
- the hisC gene encoding histidinol-phosphate transaminase, whose protein sequence is MSETSPRLRAELDGIPTYRPGRPAAAGGPVAYKLSSNENPYPPLPGVMESALGAARDFNRYPDMGCTGLMNELADRFGVPVEHLATGTGSVGVAQQLVQATSGPGDEVVYAWRSFEAYPIIVQVSGARSVQVPLTGGEAHDLDAMADAITDRTRLIFVCNPNNPTGTVVRRAELERFLDRVPSDVLVVLDEAYREFIRDPEVPDGIEIYRERPNVAVLRTFSKAYGLAGLRVGFAVAREPVAAALRKTAVPFGVSQLAQDAAVASLRAEDELLGRVGSLVCERTRVYEALVAQGWTVPVTQANFVWLRLGERSAAFAAVCEAAGVTVRPFPGEGVRITIGEEEANDLLLRAAAEFRKEL, encoded by the coding sequence GTGAGCGAGACAAGCCCCAGGCTGCGCGCCGAGCTGGACGGCATCCCCACCTACAGGCCCGGCAGGCCCGCGGCGGCGGGCGGTCCGGTCGCGTACAAGCTTTCGTCCAACGAGAATCCGTATCCGCCGCTGCCGGGGGTGATGGAGTCCGCGCTCGGCGCCGCGCGGGACTTCAACCGGTACCCCGATATGGGCTGCACCGGTCTGATGAACGAGCTGGCGGACCGTTTCGGCGTACCGGTGGAGCACCTGGCCACCGGGACGGGGTCGGTGGGCGTCGCCCAGCAGCTCGTCCAGGCCACCTCGGGCCCGGGCGACGAGGTCGTCTACGCCTGGCGCTCCTTCGAGGCGTACCCGATCATCGTCCAGGTCAGCGGGGCCCGCTCGGTGCAGGTGCCGCTGACCGGGGGCGAGGCGCACGACCTCGACGCCATGGCGGACGCGATCACCGACCGGACCCGTCTGATCTTCGTCTGCAACCCCAACAACCCCACCGGCACCGTGGTGCGCCGGGCCGAGCTGGAGCGCTTCCTCGACCGGGTGCCGTCGGACGTCCTGGTGGTGCTGGACGAGGCGTACCGGGAGTTCATCCGTGACCCCGAGGTCCCGGACGGCATCGAGATCTACCGGGAGCGCCCCAATGTGGCGGTGCTGCGGACCTTCTCCAAGGCGTACGGCCTCGCGGGGCTGCGGGTCGGCTTCGCGGTCGCCCGGGAACCGGTGGCCGCCGCGCTGCGCAAGACCGCGGTGCCCTTCGGTGTGAGCCAGCTCGCGCAGGACGCGGCGGTGGCCTCGCTGCGGGCCGAGGACGAGCTGCTCGGCCGGGTCGGCTCCCTGGTCTGCGAGCGGACCCGGGTGTACGAGGCCCTGGTCGCCCAGGGGTGGACGGTGCCCGTGACCCAGGCGAACTTCGTCTGGCTGCGGCTCGGCGAGCGGTCGGCCGCCTTCGCCGCGGTCTGTGAGGCGGCGGGGGTGACGGTGCGGCCCTTCCCCGGGGAGGGGGTGCGGATCACCATCGGCGAGGAGGAGGCCAACGACCTCCTGCTGCGGGCCGCCGCGGAGTTCCGCAAGGAGCTGTGA